The sequence GATCCTCTGCTGTGGAAACTCAATCTGGCCGCAATTCTTACACTTTTGGCCCTTGCAGGCGAACACCCACTCTCTATCTCTCCAGGCCATCGTCAAGGAGCCGTAAGCGCGAGCAATCCGGTTCTTCTCCCATTCCATCATGTCGCGGAAACGGAGATACTTGCCGTAGAAAGGCATCATCATCTTTGACTCCAGATGTTTTTTGATGCCCCTGCGACCCTTGATATCAGCGATTTTATCCGTAACCTTGAGCATGAAGGCATCCGCGCCATCGCCGTAACTGATGAACAGAATTCGGTCACCGGGTTTCGCATCTTCCAGCGCTGCTACCAGCATCATGAAAGCTGAAGCCGCCCTGGTGTTGCCCACAGAGTTCAAAAGCGGATCCTGTATCTGGCCCGGCTCAAGCCTCAGCATTTTAGAAATCTCCGCATGCCGCCGGGCATCATACCCGTAATAAACCACTTTGTTGAACACTTTCGGCGTAACGGAATATTTTTTGCATAGACCGGAGACAACCTCTGGTATGCGCTCCAGGTAACCATGCTCAACCACAAAGCGCTCTTCCCACATCTGGGGATATCTATCGCGCGGGTTTCTCCAAATATCCAGAAAGTCGCTGGTGATTCCGTAACTGCCTTCGATCTCAACAGCGACATCCTTATCGCCGATCATCAATGCAGCCGCGCCATCACCGAACAATCTCTCGAATGCCGAATTTGGCGGTGCTCCCTGACATTCAGAAACGGCTACCAGACAATGCTTTGCCGAGCCTGCCTTAACAGCATCAATGGCTGCCCTGAGGCAACTCGTCCCGGCTCGAAGGGAGTTGGTGATATCTGCTGTTACAATATCTTTCCTGAGATCCAATGCCTTGGCCATCATGCTGGCATTCTGTTTTTCCAGATAAACAGGGCTCGTGGTGCCCATATAGAGCCAATCCACAGAGCTGCGATCTTGCCCGCTCAGACAGTCGATACATGCCTCCACTCCCATAGTCAAACTGTCTTCGTCCCAGTTACCTATCGCTTTTTCGCCTTTGCCGCCAAAGCTTCCCCAGACCTTGGATATGGTCTCCTAGCTCATTCTGTAAATCGGTATATACGCACCATACGATACGATCCCCACGGACATGTCATTTCCTCCTGCAACTACGTCTAATTTATGATTATCAACGCTTGCCTTTCCTAAGGCTCGGGTCTAATCAAGCGGGAGTTCCCCGCCTGTGAAGGCGGGGGTGAGAGCCGATTCCTGCGAAGCAGGACAAGCTCCGCTTGAACCCGCAAGTACCACGCCTGTAAAGGCGTGGGTATCTATTTTCACCCATCAAAAGAACTCTCAGGATCAGCGAGGCGCAAACTGCCGGCCAATCAACTCGCGAGCAATCACAAGCTTCATAACTTCGGCGGGTCCATCGGCTATCTCTAAGCCAACCGCATCGCGCATTCGTCGCTCTACGGGATATTCATCGCTATAGCCGAGATGGCCATGAATCAGAAGCGCGTTATGGATAGCGTCCAACGAAATCTTCGGAACCCACCACTTGCACATGGCGGTTTCCTTGGTATGAGTTAGCCCCTGATCTCTCATGGACAGAGCACGATAGCAAAGAAGACGCCCTGCTTCCAGAAGGGTGGCGTCTTCCGCGATCTTGAAAGCGATCGCTTCGAACTCGGCAAGCGGTCTTCCGAACGCGGTACGCTGACTGGCATACGTTATGGCATTCTCTAGGCTTTCCTGTGCCATTCCCAGCCCAGTCAGCGACAGCCCAATCCGCGCAAAATCGAACTGCTGCATGGCCAACTGGAATCCCCTGTTTTCTTCGCCAACGAGATAGCTGGTGGGCACGGCAACTTCATCGAAGAACAGGGAGGCTCGGTTTGCCTGTCTCCACCCCATATCTTCGAAAAGGGACCTCGAGACGCCGGGCAGATCGAGGGGAACCAGTAAGCAACTGACGCCTCTAGCGCCGGCGGTAGGGTCTGTCTTCGCAAAGACCAAGGATACATCACCCTGCATTCCATTGGTGATGGAGGTCTTCTCCCCGCTGATTATATATTTGTCGCCTTTTTTGATAGCACGGGTACGCATGGCCGCCGCATCCGATCCGCAGTCGGGCTCCGTGATAGCCAGCGTTGGTATCTTCTTGCCTTGGATTATGCCTGGCAGCCAATCCGCTCGTGCCTGCTCCGTCCCGAATTGCAGCGCAATGCCGGTAATTTTCGCCGGGATTAACATCAGGGCTGAGGCGGTATCCACCCGGGCCAACTCTTCGATGGCTATTCCCATCGAGACCCAGTCACTCTCTACCCCACCGTATTTTTCGGGCAGACACATGCCGAACAGCCCCATGTCAGCGAGCTTCTGCATGATATCCGCGGGCATATGATCCAGTTTGGCCCGTTTGTCGGCCAGGGGAGCAAGTTCCTTTCGAGCAAAAGCCCGTATCTCCCTCTGGAAAATCTCTTGAGTCTCGGTGAGTCCAAACAACTTAGCCCTCTCTTTTCAACCACAATTTCTCAGTAGTTGATACACGTCTCCTCAGAACAATCGCGCCATACCCCTCAAATGATCTCCTCATCTTTGAAGCGAGCGATGTCGTTCCAGTCATAGCCACAAACATCCAGCAGAATCTCCTCGGTATGCTCTCCCACTTCTGGAGCGGGCAAGGTCTGAGCTGCAGGGGTCTTAGGGAACACCCACGGGAACCCCGGGAGCTTGATCTTTCCCAGAGCAGGATGGTCGAAGGTGCGAACATATTCATTGGCAATCACTTGAGGATCCGCG is a genomic window of Dehalococcoidia bacterium containing:
- a CDS encoding acyl-CoA dehydrogenase family protein — its product is MFGLTETQEIFQREIRAFARKELAPLADKRAKLDHMPADIMQKLADMGLFGMCLPEKYGGVESDWVSMGIAIEELARVDTASALMLIPAKITGIALQFGTEQARADWLPGIIQGKKIPTLAITEPDCGSDAAAMRTRAIKKGDKYIISGEKTSITNGMQGDVSLVFAKTDPTAGARGVSCLLVPLDLPGVSRSLFEDMGWRQANRASLFFDEVAVPTSYLVGEENRGFQLAMQQFDFARIGLSLTGLGMAQESLENAITYASQRTAFGRPLAEFEAIAFKIAEDATLLEAGRLLCYRALSMRDQGLTHTKETAMCKWWVPKISLDAIHNALLIHGHLGYSDEYPVERRMRDAVGLEIADGPAEVMKLVIARELIGRQFAPR
- a CDS encoding OB-fold domain-containing protein — translated: MDWLYMGTTSPVYLEKQNASMMAKALDLRKDIVTADITNSLRAGTSCLRAAIDAVKAGSAKHCLVAVSECQGAPPNSAFERLFGDGAAALMIGDKDVAVEIEGSYGITSDFLDIWRNPRDRYPQMWEERFVVEHGYLERIPEVVSGLCKKYSVTPKVFNKVVYYGYDARRHAEISKMLRLEPGQIQDPLLNSVGNTRAASAFMMLVAALEDAKPGDRILFISYGDGADAFMLKVTDKIADIKGRRGIKKHLESKMMMPFYGKYLRFRDMMEWEKNRIARAYGSLTMAWRDREWVFACKGQKCKNCGQIEFPQQRICAYCQAKDNFEDINLSEKKGTLFTYSMDSLTTVTPDPPNVLAVVDLEGGGRFYTTMTDRDTGNLTMGMPMELTFRKVHDEQRYHNWRSCKKVAPWY